One Dysidea avara chromosome 7, odDysAvar1.4, whole genome shotgun sequence genomic region harbors:
- the LOC136261986 gene encoding uncharacterized protein: MLTSLMADMKTTEWVQFLPRVQFTINKQPHATIKTSPYQVVFGLDPSSEPMKGMCLAEEETIIMDPPTETDDLTELGNTDSYSDPVTKATQPEVAKARTCVGDTEFRQQTPIIPAENEDRHHEVRQFAKKNIANSAAKMKKLYDNSKRIKAVKFKIGDGVTVRIPRHDRGVGDLRRIPGVVVAKQHGSYKIRTEYGLLKGRCRTDQLQKCFHATVQTTGWEDDPTIALRSAAKKFNRRKTDVSHCNCKSGCVNGKCVCFKSKVKCTTYCHKGTRCKNSVIADDSSIDDSCPLNTETGEQANENRTGSTSVKTKQIGSDSFPVKREQVDLEPSYSNARDGCSSGVQGVEEEEASSMSVEETSPKLEGGHEIFSNEDIPPGNSFQFDKIVKLSKKMKTIIQNHPSFLFKPCGPAHEYISNSLKTNLPAAFLHSYVVDNYEDQKCLKDLCYAHKEPVPITIVQKFTNKMYDLKDDVETNKQTADLLNQEEPTMANVLIDYFHLHKSRGVVHQYCPNSSDEEVDENDYQTEGQLMRIRNKTQMLFEAKFGSYKVYDEGILSLIDTNGWVTDEVIASYLLYMIRANKKEEEIFIMDVSAVNDICNGTYILKKKVLSNVDLSHYNALIGPYCYQKMHWILVIIEPKNGKVLYIDPKKYEERDHRLIQRIRKNWNAYSTYQYCGGYWPKKYVWEVVTPPHSIQEDNSSCGVYVMKFAEQYLRHLPMNIHAGTVHDLRIEMAKEILNNSEPIEEHCRTCSFTATKAQDWIGCGTCESWYHLNCVNRHISIKLNPEDIPIVNFIGPCCSTGATYVIDFM, translated from the exons ATGCTCACTTCACTCATGGCTGACATGAAGACAACAGAATGggttcagtttcttcccagaGTTCAAT TTACAATCAATAAGCAACCACATGCGACCATTAAAACATCACCATACCAAGTGGTGTTTGGTCTAGATCCATCTTCTGAACCCATGAAAGGAATGTGTTTGGCAGAAGAAGAGACCATTATTATGGATCCTCCCACAGAAACTGATGATTTGACAGAGCTAGGTAACACAGATTCTTACTCTGATCCGGTGACCAAGGCTACGCAACCTGAAGTGGCCAAGGCCAGAACCTGTGTTGGTGACACAGAGTTCAGACAGCAGACACCTATCATTCCAGCAG AAAATGAAGACAGGCACCATGAAGTTAGACAGTTTGCAAAGAAAAACATTGCAAATTCAGCTGCTAAAATGAAGAAACTTTATGATAACAGCAAAAGAATCAAGgctgtaaaatttaaaattgggGATGGTGTGACTGTAAGGATTCCACGACATGACAGAGGTGTAGGTGATTTGAGAAGAATACCAGGAGTTGTGGTTGCAAAACAACATGGGTCTTACAAAATAAGAACTGAGTATGGACTTTTGAAAGGAAGATGTCGAACTGACCAGCTTCAGAAGTGCTTTCATGCAACAGTACAAACCACTGGGTGGGAAGATGATCCCACAATAGCACTGCGATCGGCTGCAAAAAAATTCAATCGAAGGAAAACTGATGTTTCACACTGCAATTGCAAATCTGGTTGTGTAAATGGCAAATGTGTATGTTTCAAAAGCAAAGTAAAATGCACAACATATTGCCACAAAGGGACAAGATGCAAGAATTCAGTCATTG CAGATGATTCTAGCATTGATGATAGTTGCCCATTGAACACTGAGACCGGTGAACAAGCTAATGAGAATCGTACAGGAAGCACCTCAGTGAAGACAAAACAAATTGGCAGTGATAGCTTTCCAGTGAAGAGGGAACAGGTTGACCTAGAGCCATCATACAGCAATGCTCGGGATGGAT GTAGTTCTGGGGTCCAGggagtagaagaagaagaagccaGTAGTATGTCAGTAGAAGAAACCAGCCCTAAGCTTGAAG GgggtcatgaaattttcagcaatgAAGATATTCCACCAGGGAACAGCTTTCAGTTTGACAAAATCGTGAAACTTAGCAAGAAGATGAAAACTATTATACAGAACCATCCATCGTTTTTGTTTAAGCCATGTGGGCCTGCCCATGAATACATATCTAACAGTCTCAAAACCAACTTACCAGCTGCATTTCTGCACAGCTATGTTGTAGATAACTATGAAGACCAGAAATGTTTGAAGGATCTTTGCTATGCTCACAAGGAACCAGTTCCAATCACAATTGTGCAAAAGTTTACCAACAAAATGTATGATTTGAAGGATgatgtagagacaaacaaacaaacagccgACTTATTGAATCAAGAAGAGCCTACAATGGCTAATGTACTTATTGACTATTTCCACTTGCACAAATCCC GAGGGGTAGTTCATCAGTATTGTCCTAATTCATCAGATGAAGAAGTTGATGAAAATGATTATCAAACCGAAG GCCAATTAATGAGAATCAGAAACAAAACCCAGATGCTTTTTGAAGCGAAGTTTGGTAGTTACAAAGTTTACGACGAGGGAATTCTGTCACTGATCGACACCAATGGATGGGTTACTGATGAA GTGATAGCATCTTATCTACTATACATGATCCGTGCCAACAAAAAG gaagaagaaatatTTATCATGGACGTGTCTGCAGTGAATGACATTTGTAATGGGACGTATATCCTTAAGAAGAAAGTTTTAAGCAAT gttgatttgtctcATTACAATGCCCTCATTGGACCTTACTGCTACCAGAAGATGCACTGGATATTGGTG ATCATCGAACCAAAGAATGGAAAGGTTCTCTACATTGACCCAAAGAAGTATGAAGAAAGAGATCATAGACTAATACAAAGGATAAGAAAAAACTGGAA CGCTTACAGCACCTATCAATATTGTGGTGGATATTGGCCAAAGAAGTATGTATGGGAAGTCGTTACGCCTCCACACAGTATACAGGAAGACAATTCGTCTTGTGGAGTTTATGTTATGAAG TTTGCTGAACAATATTTAAGACATTTACCAATGAACATCCATGCTGGAACAGTTCACGATTTAAGAATAGAGATGGCAAAAGAAATACTTAACAATTCAG AACCCATAGAAGAGCATTGCAGGACCTGCTCATTCACTGCTACTAAAGCACAGGATTGG ATTGGCTGTGGAACATGTGAATCGTGGTACCACCTGAATTGTGTCAACAGGCACATTAGCATTAAGTTGAATCCAGAGGATATACCTATAGTTAACTTTATTGGACCATGCTGTTCTACTGGTGCAACCTATGTAATTGACTTTATGTAA